The genomic region TTCGTCCGACTACTGTTGAAGAAATGCATGCTTTTATTGGCTTACTGTATCTTCTCGGACTGTATAAAGTATcacatttaaatttaagagaATTCTGGACATCAGATGGTACTTCGCCGGATTGTATCAAAGCTGTTATGAGTTTGAATCGTTTTCGAGCGATTATGTCAGCTGTAAGATTTGATAATCCCTGATGATCGAGAAGAACGGAAGAAAACAGATAATCTAGCTGCTGTTCGTGATTTTTCTTCTGGGTTTATTCAGAGGTGTTCAGAAAATTATTCTGCCGGAGCTTATACAACTATTGATGAGATGCTGGAAGCCTTCAAGAGGAAAATGTAGAATTTAGACAATATATTCCTAGTAAGCCTGCGAGATATGGCATTAAAATCTATTCTTTAGTAGATTCTAAGTCGTTTTACACCTTGAATATGGAAATATACTGTGGCAAGCAGCCACCCGGTCGCTTGAACAACCAAATTCATCATTTCATTTGGTGAAACGACTAATAACACCGATATCTGGGACTGGTAGACACGTAACCTGTGATAACTTTTTCACGTCTATCCCATTGGCTGAGGATCTATTGAAAACTCACAAAACAACGCTCGTTGGAAcaattcgaaaaaataaaagagaacTTCCACCTGAAATCgtgaatgtaaaaaaaagaaatctcTGTAGTagcaagtttatttttaaagacgaTTGCACGGTTGTGTCATatgttccaaaaaaaaataaaaatgtcatcTTGTTATCAACGCTTCATCAATCGGATACAATTGATGACGATTCAGGTTCTAAATTAAAACCTGAGatattaacattttataaTATGACCAAAGGAGGTGTTGACGTTGTCGATGAATTAAAAGGTAGCTATTCTGTAGCACGTGAAACAAACAGGTGGCCTATGGtgattttcttttcatttttaaatattgctgGAATAAATGCTCAAATAATTTGGTCGCAAAAtactaaagaaaaaatagaacGTCGTAagtttataagaaaattgagTGTACAGCTGATTCAACCACATCTTATTACTCGGAGCAAAGTACCTACTCTTTCAGCAGAATTAAAAAACACCATCCTCAAGGTGGGCAACATACCGATGCAAGCTGTT from Cotesia glomerata isolate CgM1 unplaced genomic scaffold, MPM_Cglom_v2.3 scaffold_1478, whole genome shotgun sequence harbors:
- the LOC123273853 gene encoding uncharacterized protein LOC123273853; translated protein: MSRKTKKVQPDWLQYEQENDSIDTRYETDSNSDSEALNNSQEELSVSEYSDSEVENESSDYYSDDYNNNNNNNSSSSSKNDCNEDGDDGETLLGKDKKTVWSTNAPNKKKKTAKHNIVLRLSNVKKIAQSTTTPLDCWKLFFPEDCVQEIVKFTNIHLEKIRPNYQDISAVRPTTVEEMHAFIGLLYLLGLYKVSHLNLREFWTSDGTSPDCIKAVMTTRSLEQPNSSFHLVKRLITPISGTGRHVTCDNFFTSIPLAEDLLKTHKTTLVGTIRKNKRELPPEIVNVKKRNLCSSKFIFKDDCTVVSYVPKKNKNVILLSTLHQSDTIDDDSGSKLKPEILTFYNMTKGGVDVVDELKGSYSVARETNRWPMVIFFSFLNIAGINAQIIWSQNTKEKIERRKFIRKLSVQLIQPHLITRSKVPTLSAELKNTILKVGNIPMQAVETNSTKQVCRFCPRQKNSYSKKSCSICGLTICPKHATLMCPQCQEILTETDGD